The DNA sequence tccatccattcatccatcatccatccatccatcatccatccatccatccatccatccatctatccatccatccatccatccatccatcatctgtccgtccgtccgtccgtccgttcattcattcattcattcattcctccctccctccgttcattgattcattcattcatttatccatccatcatccatccatccatccatccatccatccatccatccatccatccatccatccatccatcatctgtccgtccgtccgtccgtccgtccgtccgtccgtccgtccgtccgtccgtccgtccgtccgttcgttcattcattcattcattcattcattcattcattcattcattcattcatccatccatccatccatctgtagaTTTACACGGACAAACAACTCAAagtcacagaaacacaaactattTGGGAGTCCAGCTCGTTTGAAGCCCCCGAGGCCCCTGAGGCCCCCGGGGCCCCCGGCCTGGGGGTCAAAGGGCACCAGGACCATGGGAGGCCGGGGACACGGGGTCTCCGGGGCCCCTGGGGGCTTCTGGAGGGCGTGACGAGGTAACGAGGGGGTGGAGCCCCGCCTGGTCCTTGTTCCTGCTGTCCAGGGAAGAGTTGGAGGCGTTGGCGGAGCCCTGCGGTTGGAGGGGGAGGCCCCGGCACGGGTCCAGGGGCCCCCCGCCCCGGAGCAGCACCACGTCCCGCACGGCGCGGCGGAAGGGCTTGCTGACGAAGCAGTAGAGGAAGAAGTTGACGGCGGTGTTGAGCATGGCCAGCATGTTGGACAGGTCGAAGGCCAGGTGGACGCGCCAGTCGCGGTGGACCGAGGACACGTACAGGTGGTACACCACCACCACGGTCCTGGGGGCCCACAGCACCGAGAACACCGAGGTGATGGCCAGCAGCATGGCCGTGGTCTTCCCCCGCCGCGGCCGCCGCGGGTGCCCACGCTCCCCTTGGGTGGGGTGGTGCGGCCGCCGCCCCCTCAAGGTGCGGATGATCAGCGAGTTCAGCACCAGGAAGATGCCGCAGGGCAGGAAGTAGATGATCACCACGTGGGTCCAGATAAGGACGGCGTCCAGCGCCGTGGGGGGGTCGGCGCTCCTCCACACGTCCGACCACCAGAAGAAGGGCACCCCCGACGCCAGGGACACCGCCAGCACCGCGGCGATGGTCCTCCGGGCCCGCGCCGGGTAGCTGATCTGCCGGTGGAGCAGCGGGTGGCACAGCGCCACGTAGCGGTCCACGGTGAGGGGCACGGCCGACCAGATGGAGGCGTGGTTGGCGGCGAACTCGGCGGCGCTGACGGCGCGCAGCAGCGGCGCGGGGACGTCCCGGTGGAAGACGGCCGTCTCCAGGAGGAAGCCGACCAGGATGATGAAGAGCTGCGACAGCAGGTCCGAGCCCGTCACCGCCAGGAGGTAGTAGTACAGCGCCTTCTTGGTGCGGGACGCCAGCCGGGTCAACGCCACCGCCGTCAGGATGTTCACTGGGGACCAGAACAAGGACCGCCGTTACTCCCAGAATGCAACAGGGCTGCAAGTCACGATGTTCAGTGTACCTTTACCTTTTACCaactacctacctacctacttaCCTACCTaccactaactaactaactaactaactaactaactaactaactaactaactaactaactaactctttagcgccgccctagtggctccctggagctttttcaagaatgtttgaccttttttccctttttttcttctttttttcttcctttttaatctcgacatttcatcttttttctcgacatttcaacttttttctcaacattttgacttttttctcgaaatttcgacttttctcgacatttcgacttttttctcaacatttcgacttttttcacgaaattttgacttttttctcgaaatttcgacttttttctcaatatttcgacttttttctcgagattgtacttcaacattaatctcgacatttcgacttttttctcaacatttcaactttttgcataagtgcataatgaaaaaaaatcttccctcagTTATaactagatacatgcagcatgtgtttcttcattctaaggcttataaaagacttttcattttttgcggctccagacatttgtttttttgcgtttttggtccaatatggctctttcaacattttgggttgccgacccctgccctatggggtaatttacaacttcatctatctatctatctatctatctatctatctatctatctatctatctatctatctatctatctatctatctatctatctatctatctatctatctatctatctatctatctatctatctatctatctatctatctatctatctatctatctatctatctatctatctatctatctatctaccaaAGAGACATAAATATGGTGGCAGCAGGATCAATAGTCTGACTCTTAATGTTTCTGCAGTACAAGAAAAAGTGAAACAACACAATACTCCACAAAAAGCCTGTTATTGCTCCGGAAGGGGGGGGTAAAACATTGGTGGGTCACAGCATTTCAGCACTGCAGCCAGACGGGGGATGTGGTTGCCAGAGCAACCAGAGGGATTCTGGGAGGTCATGGCAGGTGTTGGTGGTACCTGGGACTCCCACGCAGAGCAGGATGCTGTAGTAGACCACCGGGAAGAAGCCCAGGACACACCTGGacttctgcagctcctcccGCCTCAGAACCAGCTCCAGGGGCCCGGCCCCCGTCACGTTGGGCCAGTCGGTCATGACCCGGCGCCTGATCTGGGGGACCAACGGAGAAGAGATGGGAAAAGGTTGGTAGTGgtcaaataaagaacttttgttcagctgtttagGAAAGGTCTGAGTAAAGACGTGTGAGACAGGCGAGGATGATGCACAGTTCAGCCAAGTGAGGGCCGCGacttcgtggcgctcgaaacccaGAGACTGCGTTGGGGGGGCCGATAAGAGGGggagccgaggaaggcgttgagaatgagggaggtgtatttatcattgtgtgtgtgtaagcgtccgtgaacttcgctcagagctgctcctcagcccatatccttgatgttatcaggcggctcggtcagttctgaaaacaggtccacagatgttcctggagaggggagggttagtgggggcagagtcccttgtttacattccaccagggagattgtgactggagcgatcggccaagtcgctctgtcaaggccagattatagaatcaacaattatattgcaaacagacagactcagtaattttccatcttgcctttagtctctggttcatcaatggcgactccaaacagacgaatttgcgATCAATTcctgccaagccgagcttccaacttctccaaggtcttctccatcttgccaatgagctcaaacaccgccgctagcctgcaattctgttcgagaatcgcatccagctttcggctttgctcccccagcgttaaagtctgagtgttggtagccgtgcttatcccctcagccacgtccggcagctctgaaagggccaaaacagctgtcgacgacttacgtgtttgtcggtagaccaggaatcccccccctccaattaggagaaatcctgctatcagaaatccaattatgaagcatcttcaacgtcctcgacagacaggatcaccaaacacaacggtttccaatatttgtaggaatccattgtgtatccagcaaaaaatgtcccatcggggcaggagggctcccttaccccctcacttctcgtcgcaaaaatttggtcaattgtgctgagagaccagttaatcaattccatgattgtagaatttcggaggagtgaaaaggagagactctgaagacaaaaagcagcagcaggcagattgataagggagaggagcagaaaaagcgtccgcattcgtcgagagccggaagaaggtccatccatccatccatccatccattctgacattcattcatccatccgtctgtccgtccgtccgtccgttcatccatccatccatccatccatccatccatccatccatccatccatccatcatgcatccatccacccatcaaccatccatccatccatccatccattctgacattcattcatccatccgtctgtccgtccgttcatccatccatccatccatccatccatccatccatccatcatgcatccatccatccatccatcattcatccatccatccatccatccatccattcacccatccattcatccatcatgcatccattcatccatccatgcatccatcatgcatccatccatccatccgtccatccgtccgtccgtccgtccgtccatccatccatccatccatcatgcatccatccatccatccatcatccatccatccatccatccatcaaccatccatccatccgtccgtccgtccgtccgtccgtccatctgtccgtccatccatccatccatccatccatccatccatccatccatcatccatccatccatccatccatcaaccatccatccatccgtccgtcctgCTGAAACTCAGTTGATTAAACCGAAGGTTCACAACAACAGATGGGTCAACAACAGCCGCGACCCAGTCGACCTCCACGCACTTATCCTCCTCCTGCTTCACCTGGGTGccgtccctcctcctctcctcctccacccttccctcctccctcctccacccctccctccctccctcctcgcTCCCTCCATCACGCCGGCCGTGTTTGTGGAACTCTTATGACTCCGGCCTTCAGCGACGCGTTAGTGGATCTGTGATGGAAACTCTCCGACCCCCTGAGGGGGTCGCGGTGAGTCCACTCAGGCTAAACCGGCTGTCaacaacctgcggctctagagccgcatgcggctctttagcgccgccctagtggctcctggagctttttcaaaaatgtttcaccttttttttactttttttttttttactattttcttcttttttccttttcgttttctttttttctcttttcttcttcttttttttcttttattcttcttttttctttttttctctttttttcctgtttttcttcttttcttcgtttttccttttttaatctcgacattttgacttttttctccgaaattttgacttttttctcgacatttcaacttttttcttgacatttcaacttttttctcgagatttggacttatttctcgacatttcgacttttttctcaagattgtacttcaacattaatctcgacttttcgacttttttctcgacattttgacttttttctcaacatttcgacttttttctctaagtgcataatgaaaaaataaatctcccccagttataactaattcattctaaggctgatacaagactcatTTTTTTGCggatccagacatatttgtttttgtgtttttggtccaataaggatctaaaacattttggtttgccgacccctgggctaaacCGATGTTAGCCGCCTCACGCAGCTGCACAGATGTTATGAGAACTAAACCCCCCCCAAAAGCCCCCGTCCCCCCACACGCCCCCAGGCTCGGTCCTGCAAAGCTGCTCCACCGAAAACTGTCACTGCTGCAGTGAAACTTGAGCCGTCCGTCCGGCCGTGTAAATgccaaagataaataaataattaatgagGTCGGGTCGCACTGCCAAGTCTCTTTTTTAGAGTGCAGTTACATTATTTCAGTCACCTTGTGGTTAGAATGACATATTATGGTCTGTAGGGACTCGATTATGAGACGGAGAAGCATCACAGAGCTCAGAGCTTAGTTTGTTTAGGTCACCTGTGCAGCATGAAGGAGAATAAACACCTGGGGGAAGAAGAAACGTGAAGTATCTGATGATACGATTCAGACGGTTCAGTTTTAACGGGAACCTCTAACGTTACCGGAGGGTTTCACAGAGACCGCTATGATCCAGTACTGTTTGCTTCCTCCATGTCAGGTTTATGGTTTCTGCTCTCGTGTTTTGTtaaccctgctctgcagcgttttttgttcttgtttttttgattaataaacccagtttttttgtaactcctgcctcctgctctcctgcgtttgggtcctcaccacacccgtgacagaacggaccgaccaagatggacccagcgggagagctcATTTCCCTCTGGGAGTTTCTCTGCCGGGAGGCGGAGAAGCCCCAGCTTGCTCCTGtcccggcggtggtcccggacgcatcagcccctgctccggtgatggtcccggaccccccgcagccagcgccaaggccccgggttccccctcagccagctccgaggagcCTTTGCCTCCCGAAACCTGCTCCTCGTATCCTGTCTGCCCCCAAGCCAAAttccacgccacagccaagttccacgccacagccaagttccacgtcccacgccacagccaagttccACGTCCCACGCCACAACCAAGTTCCaagtcccacgccacagccaagtccCACACCACAGCCAAGTCCAAGTCCCACGCCATAGCCaagtcccacgccacagccaagttccACGTCCCACGCCACTGCCAAGTTCCAcgtcccacgccacagccaagtcccacaccacagccaagttccaagttccacgccacagccaagtccCACACCACTGCCAAGTTCCAcgtcccacgccacagccaagttccACGTCCCATGCCAcagccaagttccacgccacagccaagttccAAGTCTCACACCACAGCCAAGTTCCAcgtcccacgccacagccaagttccacgccacagccaagttccacgtcccacgccacagccaagttccacgccacagccaagttccacgtcccacgccacagccaagttccacgccacagccaagttccacgtcccacgccacagccaagtcccaagtcccacgccacagccaagtcccacgccacagccaagttccacgccacagccaagttccacgtcccacgccacagccaagttccacgccacagccaagtcccacgccacagccaagttccacgccacagccaagttccacgtcccacgccacagccaagttccacgccacagccaagtcccacgccacagccaagttccacgccacagccaagttccacgtcccacgccacagccaagttccacgccacagcTAAGTccaagttccacgccacagccaagttccAAGTCCCACACCACAGCCAAGTTCCAcgtcccacgccacagccaagttccACACAACAGCCAAGTTCCACGTCCCACACCACAGTCAAGTTccaagttc is a window from the Cololabis saira isolate AMF1-May2022 chromosome 19, fColSai1.1, whole genome shotgun sequence genome containing:
- the gpr142 gene encoding probable G-protein coupled receptor 142, with protein sequence MTDWPNVTGAGPLELVLRREELQKSRCVLGFFPVVYYSILLCVGVPVNILTAVALTRLASRTKKALYYYLLAVTGSDLLSQLFIILVGFLLETAVFHRDVPAPLLRAVSAAEFAANHASIWSAVPLTVDRYVALCHPLLHRQISYPARARRTIAAVLAVSLASGVPFFWWSDVWRSADPPTALDAVLIWTHVVIIYFLPCGIFLVLNSLIIRTLRGRRPHHPTQGERGHPRRPRRGKTTAMLLAITSVFSVLWAPRTVVVVYHLYVSSVHRDWRVHLAFDLSNMLAMLNTAVNFFLYCFVSKPFRRAVRDVVLLRGGGPLDPCRGLPLQPQGSANASNSSLDSRNKDQAGLHPLVTSSRPPEAPRGPGDPVSPASHGPGAL